In the Candidatus Dechloromonas phosphoritropha genome, TGCGTGCGAGAGAACATGGCGTTCGGGCTTTCAGGTGAAGGATGCACTGTCGCACAGAGCGCGCGCGGAGGCCTTGATCCAGGACAGATCGCCGGTCAGCGCTTTTTGGTTTGGGCGACCGGCTTGAGGGTCATGTCGACATGCTGCGGTTTGCCGTCCTTCAATGCCGGATAGGCGGTGTCGTTGATGAACAGCAGGGTGTTGCCGCGCTGGATGCGGGCGGCGACGGTGATGCGCGCCCGTTTGGGCAAAAGGTCACGGTCGACCGTCATTTTGAACGGAATTGGCACCTGCTGGCCGGCCAGTTCGATGCGCTGTTCGGCCAGCGTCAATGCCTTGCCGTCGGCGCGCGCAGTGTCCTGGATACGGATGATCAGCACGGCGTCGGGCGGCAGCGCCCCGCGCGCCACGTAGGCGACGCTGCCCGAGAATTCGACGAAATTGGCCGATGCAGCCGGCGACTGGGCGAGGTTTGCCGAGGTCGGCAGCTCGCCGCTGGTGCAGCGGCGCAGGGGATTCCTGCCATCGTCGAAGAGGGCGTCGTCGCCCTTGGTGTGCAGCGAAATGGCGTCGGCCCGGTAAAGGGCGCCGGAAGCAGCCGGCACCTGCGGCAGTACGATTTTCATCATGCCCATGAATACGGTGGCTTGTGGTACTCCGTCACCAGAGGCCATGAATTCGGCCTGGAAGCTGCTGCCGTCGTCGCATTTATAGGTGAGGCGTTCGTTGCCGGCGTGCGCCAGGGTGAGCATGAAGAGGGAGAGCACTGGGAGCAGAATTGATTTCATTGGTCGCAAGCAGAAAGGTCGAGGGGTTGCCAGTGACCATCGACGAGCCCTTCGATGGGCTTGAAACGCGATTTGTAGTTCATCTTGCGGCTGTTGGCGATCCAGTAGCCGAGGTAGAGGTAGGGCAGGCCGAGGCTGCTGCACTGCAATGCCTGCCAGAGGACGTTGTAGGTGCCGAAGCTGGCGCCGGCAACATCCGGGTCGTAGAAGGTATAGACCGACGACAGGCCGTCTTCGAGGACGTCGATGATGCTGACCATGCGCAGCGTGTCGCCCTCGGAGAACTCAATCAGGCGTGTGTCGACACGGCTTTGCAGCAGAAAGTGCGCGTAGTTTTCCTCGCCGTCTTCGTCCATGCCGCCGCCGGCGTGGCGGACATTCTGGTAACGGGTGTATAGCGCGAAGTGCTCGGTGAAGAAAGCCAGCGGCTGCTGGCGGATGGTCAGCGCGGCATGGTTGCGGATCGCGCGGCGCTGGGTCCGGCTGTATTGCAGCTCGGCCACCGGCAGACGGACGGGGATGCAGGCCGTGCAGTTGTCGCAGTGCGGCCGGTAGGTGAAGGCGCCGCTGCGCCGGAAGCCACGGCGGACCAGCGTGCTGTAGACCTCGGTGTCGATCAGGTGGGTTGGCGTGGCGACCTGCGAACGCGCCTCACGGCCGGGCAGATAACTGCACGGATAGGGCGAGGTCGCGTAGAACTGCAACAGCGAATAGGGCAGGGCGGAATCGTCGGGGAGGGCCATGCCTACCAGTCTACACCCGGAGCGTCGGCGGTCCAGCGGCCGCGCCGTTGATCCGGTCGGATCAGCTGCTGCAGCCGGGCAAGAAAATCGCCGCGCGGGATTTCCCTTCCGCCCAGCGAGGCGAGGTGTTCGGTGCGCATCTGGCAGTCGATCATCCTGTAGTCATTGGCGAGGAGATGGCGGACGAGATGGGCGAAGGCGATCTTCGAAGCGTTACTGCGCCGGGAGAACATCGACTCGCCATAGAACATGCGGCCGATCCCGATGCCGTACAATCCGCCAGTCAGATCGCCTTCCACATAAACTTCGACCGAGTGCGCCCAGCCGAGTTCATACAGGCGGATGTAGGCGTCCATCATGTCCGGTGTGATCCAGGTGCCGTCTTGGCCGGGGCGCGGCATCTTGGCGCAGGCGCCGATCACGGCTGGAAAGTCGTGGTCGAAGCGGATTTCATAGCGCCGGGCGCGCAGCATCTTGCGCAACGAGGCGGTGAGGCGGAACTCGTCGGGAAACAGCACCATGCGCGGATCGGGGCTGTACCACAGCGGCTGGTGCTCGACCGTCCCCCAGGGAAAAATACCGTGTCGATAAGCGTTGAGAATGCGGGCGGGTGAGAGATCCGCGCCGACGGCGAGCAGGCCGCCCATGTCCGCACGGGCCATTGCGACCGGCGGAAAGGAGTCCAGCGGTCCGAGAAAGGGAATGATCGAACGGCTCACCGTGCCGCCCTCTTGAAAGCGATCACATGGTCGGCATCGAGCCGGATGCCGATTTTCTCGCCGAGCGCATGGTTGTGGTGCGACGGTACCAGCGACAGGACCTGGGCGCCGCTCTCCAGGCGCAGGGTGTAGAGGATATCAGCGCCGCGAAAGGCCTTGTGCACCACCTCGGCCTGCAGCGGACTGCGGTCGTCATGGACGATGTCATCGGGGCGGAGCAGCACGTCGACCGCGCAGCCGTCATGGCAATCGGTACAGGTTCCGCTGCATGCGACTGGAATGTCGGAGACCAGATTGCCGAGTTCCGTCTCGACGTGGGTGCCGGCCGCGACGGTGCCAGGTAGCAGCACGCCCTGGCCGATGAAGTCGGCGACGAAACGGTTGGCCGGGCGGTGATAGAGGTTGTACGGCGTGTCCCATTGCTGGATACGCCCGCCATACATGACGCCGATCTCGTCGGCGATCGCGAAGGCTTCGTTCTGGTCGTGGGTGACGAGGATTGCGGTCGACCCCTCGCGCTTTAGAATTTCCCTGACTTCAAGCGACAGGCGTTCGCGCAGGCCGACATCGAGGTTGGAGAAGGGCTCGTCGAGCAGGATCAGTTCCGGGCGCGGCGCCAAAGCGCGGGCGAGGGCGACGCGCTGCTGCTGACCGCCGGAAAGTTCGTGCGGGAATTTGTCGCCCTGGCCATGCAGGCTGACCGTCGCCAGCAACTGGCGAACCCGGAGTTGGGCTTCTTTCTGGGGTTTGCCACCGAGACCGAAAGCGACGTTCTGGTCAACCGTCAGATGCGGGAACAGCGCGTAATCCTGGAAGACCATGCCGACCCGCCGCTTTTCCGGCGCCACGCGGTATCCGGCCTGGCTGACGATCTTGCCATGCAGGCGAATCTCGCCGGCGGCGATCTCCTCGAAGCCGGCAATGCAGCGCAGCAGTGTCGTCTTGCCGCATCCGGACGGGCCAAGCAGGCAGGCGATCCGGCCGCGTGCCAGACAAAAACCGACACCATCGACGACGGTATGTTTGCCATAGCGCTGAACGATGCCATTCAGTTCAAGTTGCCACATGGCAGTCAATTATAATTCGCATTCACCGTCATGCGTGCCGCCAAACAATTCCCGCTCATCGCTGTTGCTTTGTTCGTCGCGGTGCTGGCGGCCTTGCCGGTGGCCAGTGTCGGACTCAACATCTTCGTCGGCGGAACCAGCGCGACATGGTCGCATCTGGCGCAGACGGTGTTGCCGGAATATATCCTGAACTCGCTGTGGCTGTGCCTTGGCGTCGGGATTGGTGTCGCGCTGGTCGGCGTGGCGACCGCCTGGCTCACCGCCATGCACGATTTTCCCGGCCGGCACTTTTTCGAATGGGCGCTGGTGCTGCCGCTGGCCGTGCCAGCCTACGTGCTCGCTTACGTCTATACCGATTTCCTGCAGTTCGTCGGGCCGTTGCAGACGCTATTGCGTGAGACATTCGAATTGAAATACGGCGACTACTGGTTTCCCGACATCCGGACGCTACCCGGCGCGATGTTGATGTTCGTCTTCGTCCTCTATCCTTATGTTTACCTGCTGGCCAGGGCGGCTTTTCTCGAACGCGCGAGCGGCATGCTCGAGGCGGCGCGAACCCTGGGCATGGGGCCGTGGCGCGCCTTCTTCGCGGTGTCGCTGCCGCTGGCGCGACCGGCGATCGTTGCCGGCGTCGCGCTGGCGCTGATGGAAACGCTGGCCGATTACGGCACGGTGGCCTATTTCGGTGTCAATACTTTCACGACCGGCATTTACCGTGCCTGGTTTTCGTTGGGCGACCGGGTCGCGGCAGCGCAGCTGGCGGCGATGCTGCTCTCCTTCGTTCTTTTTCTGTTGATGGCCGAGCGCATCTCGCGCGGCCGGGCGCGCTACCACAACACGACCGGGCGCAATCGCCCACTGGCCGGAGCGCACCTGCGCGGATTCGCCGCCGTTCTCGCCGTCACCGCCTGTCTGCTACCGCTACTGCTCGGCTTCGTGCTGCCGGCGGTGCTGCTGCTCAAGATGGCCTTGGTCGAGGGCGACGTCCAGTTTGGCGAGCATTTCCTGCTGCTGGCGCGCAATAGTTTTGTGCTCGCCGGAATCACCGCCCTGATCGGCGTTTTGCTGGCGTTGTTGATGGCGTATGGCGCACGCCTCTCGAAGAGCACGCTGGCGACCAGCCTCAACCGGCTGGTCGGCCTCGGCTATGCCGTACCGGGTGCGGTCATCGCGGTCGGCGTACTGATTCCGGTGACGCGCCTCGACAATTGGCTGGCCGGCCAGTGGGCGCAGTGGTTCGGCAATAACCCG is a window encoding:
- a CDS encoding YbaY family lipoprotein, with protein sequence MKSILLPVLSLFMLTLAHAGNERLTYKCDDGSSFQAEFMASGDGVPQATVFMGMMKIVLPQVPAASGALYRADAISLHTKGDDALFDDGRNPLRRCTSGELPTSANLAQSPAASANFVEFSGSVAYVARGALPPDAVLIIRIQDTARADGKALTLAEQRIELAGQQVPIPFKMTVDRDLLPKRARITVAARIQRGNTLLFINDTAYPALKDGKPQHVDMTLKPVAQTKKR
- a CDS encoding arginyltransferase, producing the protein MALPDDSALPYSLLQFYATSPYPCSYLPGREARSQVATPTHLIDTEVYSTLVRRGFRRSGAFTYRPHCDNCTACIPVRLPVAELQYSRTQRRAIRNHAALTIRQQPLAFFTEHFALYTRYQNVRHAGGGMDEDGEENYAHFLLQSRVDTRLIEFSEGDTLRMVSIIDVLEDGLSSVYTFYDPDVAGASFGTYNVLWQALQCSSLGLPYLYLGYWIANSRKMNYKSRFKPIEGLVDGHWQPLDLSACDQ
- a CDS encoding leucyl/phenylalanyl-tRNA--protein transferase; translated protein: MIPFLGPLDSFPPVAMARADMGGLLAVGADLSPARILNAYRHGIFPWGTVEHQPLWYSPDPRMVLFPDEFRLTASLRKMLRARRYEIRFDHDFPAVIGACAKMPRPGQDGTWITPDMMDAYIRLYELGWAHSVEVYVEGDLTGGLYGIGIGRMFYGESMFSRRSNASKIAFAHLVRHLLANDYRMIDCQMRTEHLASLGGREIPRGDFLARLQQLIRPDQRRGRWTADAPGVDW
- a CDS encoding ABC transporter ATP-binding protein, with the protein product MWQLELNGIVQRYGKHTVVDGVGFCLARGRIACLLGPSGCGKTTLLRCIAGFEEIAAGEIRLHGKIVSQAGYRVAPEKRRVGMVFQDYALFPHLTVDQNVAFGLGGKPQKEAQLRVRQLLATVSLHGQGDKFPHELSGGQQQRVALARALAPRPELILLDEPFSNLDVGLRERLSLEVREILKREGSTAILVTHDQNEAFAIADEIGVMYGGRIQQWDTPYNLYHRPANRFVADFIGQGVLLPGTVAAGTHVETELGNLVSDIPVACSGTCTDCHDGCAVDVLLRPDDIVHDDRSPLQAEVVHKAFRGADILYTLRLESGAQVLSLVPSHHNHALGEKIGIRLDADHVIAFKRAAR
- a CDS encoding iron ABC transporter permease, producing MRAAKQFPLIAVALFVAVLAALPVASVGLNIFVGGTSATWSHLAQTVLPEYILNSLWLCLGVGIGVALVGVATAWLTAMHDFPGRHFFEWALVLPLAVPAYVLAYVYTDFLQFVGPLQTLLRETFELKYGDYWFPDIRTLPGAMLMFVFVLYPYVYLLARAAFLERASGMLEAARTLGMGPWRAFFAVSLPLARPAIVAGVALALMETLADYGTVAYFGVNTFTTGIYRAWFSLGDRVAAAQLAAMLLSFVLFLLMAERISRGRARYHNTTGRNRPLAGAHLRGFAAVLAVTACLLPLLLGFVLPAVLLLKMALVEGDVQFGEHFLLLARNSFVLAGITALIGVLLALLMAYGARLSKSTLATSLNRLVGLGYAVPGAVIAVGVLIPVTRLDNWLAGQWAQWFGNNPGLLLTGGIAALVYAYLVRFLAVALHTVESSLAKITPNMDDAARCLGLGEVATLRRVHAPLLRGSLLTAGLLVFVDVMKELPATLVMRPFNFDTLATQVYTLASDERLAEASTASLAIVAVGLLPLIALSRQVSRARE